In Bacteroidota bacterium, one genomic interval encodes:
- a CDS encoding DedA family protein, which translates to MEFLHTVVDFLLHLDVHLNELIAAYGLWTYGILFAIIFSETGLVVAPFLPGDSLLFAAGAISATGGLDPFWLFMALSAAAIAGNTTNYWIGYLVGPTLQQKRTIRWINMAYLEKARRFFEQYGAKTIVFARFLPIIRTFAPFVAGIASMKYGRFMTYNIAAGIAWVGLFVWGGYLFGNIPVIKNNFSLVIAAIIVVSTIPAVVEYLKHRRERKK; encoded by the coding sequence GTGGAATTCCTACATACAGTCGTCGATTTTCTCCTCCACCTCGACGTCCATCTCAACGAGCTGATCGCCGCCTACGGGCTCTGGACGTACGGGATTTTGTTCGCGATCATCTTCAGCGAAACCGGGCTGGTGGTGGCGCCTTTTCTCCCGGGAGACTCGCTTCTCTTTGCGGCGGGGGCGATCTCGGCCACCGGGGGCCTCGATCCGTTCTGGCTGTTCATGGCGCTTTCGGCCGCCGCGATCGCGGGAAATACGACGAACTACTGGATCGGTTACCTGGTCGGGCCCACCCTCCAGCAGAAACGAACAATCCGCTGGATCAACATGGCCTACCTGGAGAAGGCCCGCCGGTTCTTCGAACAATACGGCGCCAAGACCATCGTCTTCGCGAGGTTCCTGCCGATCATCCGGACGTTCGCACCGTTCGTCGCCGGGATCGCCTCGATGAAATACGGCCGCTTCATGACGTACAACATTGCGGCGGGGATAGCGTGGGTGGGTTTGTTTGTGTGGGGCGGGTACCTGTTCGGGAACATACCCGTCATCAAGAATAATTTTTCCCTGGTGATCGCCGCCATCATCGTGGTCTCGACGATCCCGGCGGTGGTGGAGTACCTGAAGCACCGGAGGGAGAGGAAGAAGTAG
- a CDS encoding RNA methyltransferase, whose protein sequence is MSRSTFKSVLKLTQKKFRKAERKFLIEGSRLVEEALKSDWAIEMLMIAKPALEGMEGVNALKSAQQKNIPVYEISEEELRKLSETVTSQGVLAVVSMKEQEPEAFWSSLPRQSVIVGFDGISDPGNAGTMLRTCDWFGVNGVLIDRNGVELYSPKVTRSAMGSIFHLPVLTEIDLLQSLRFAKNLGYQVFITTSSGEAGFPSTPFPEKSMFIFGNEAHGVSPGIMREADGRVSIPKFGKAESLNVAIACGVILGSLRIPNTIGKAERPLSR, encoded by the coding sequence ATGTCCCGTTCGACCTTCAAGTCGGTTCTCAAACTGACCCAGAAGAAGTTCCGAAAGGCAGAACGCAAGTTCCTCATCGAAGGGTCCCGGCTCGTGGAGGAGGCGTTAAAGTCCGATTGGGCCATCGAAATGCTGATGATCGCAAAACCGGCGCTCGAAGGGATGGAGGGAGTCAACGCGCTCAAGTCGGCGCAACAGAAAAACATCCCCGTCTATGAGATCTCGGAAGAGGAACTTCGGAAACTTTCGGAGACCGTGACCTCCCAGGGAGTCCTCGCGGTCGTTTCGATGAAAGAACAAGAGCCGGAAGCCTTCTGGAGCAGTCTTCCCAGGCAATCGGTCATCGTCGGATTCGACGGGATTTCAGATCCCGGAAACGCGGGCACCATGCTCCGGACATGCGACTGGTTCGGCGTCAACGGAGTCCTGATCGACCGGAACGGCGTCGAGCTCTACAGCCCCAAGGTGACGCGGTCGGCCATGGGATCGATTTTTCATCTCCCGGTTCTTACCGAAATTGACCTGCTTCAGTCGCTCCGGTTTGCAAAAAACCTCGGGTACCAGGTTTTCATCACGACTTCCTCGGGGGAAGCCGGGTTTCCGTCGACCCCGTTCCCTGAAAAGAGCATGTTCATCTTCGGCAACGAAGCCCACGGGGTGAGTCCGGGGATCATGCGGGAAGCGGATGGGCGCGTGTCGATCCCAAAATTCGGCAAGGCGGAATCGCTGAACGTCGCCATCGCCTGCGGCGTGATTCTCGGGAGCCTGCGGATTCCCAACACCATTGGCAAAGCAGAACGACCGTTGAGTCGGTAG
- a CDS encoding NADH-quinone oxidoreductase subunit B family protein, which yields MGLGSAEEGFVTTRLDDLIGWARKNSLWPMPMGISCCAIEMMSFAGPRYDVARFGSEAFRFSPRQSDLMIVAGTVTYKMSHVVRKIYDQMPDPKWVIAMGACTSTGGMYRSYSVVQGIDLFVPVDVYVAGCPPRPDNLLKGLMEVQAKIKRGEKPGQREKIYIPETADLHERQDPRTN from the coding sequence ATGGGATTAGGAAGCGCCGAAGAAGGCTTTGTCACGACCCGGTTGGACGATCTGATCGGTTGGGCGAGGAAGAATTCCCTCTGGCCGATGCCGATGGGAATTTCCTGCTGCGCCATCGAGATGATGTCGTTCGCCGGCCCCCGGTATGACGTCGCCCGGTTCGGGTCGGAGGCCTTTCGATTTTCGCCCCGCCAGAGCGATCTGATGATCGTCGCGGGCACGGTCACCTACAAAATGTCCCACGTCGTCCGGAAGATCTACGATCAGATGCCGGATCCGAAATGGGTCATCGCCATGGGAGCGTGCACTTCCACCGGCGGAATGTACCGGTCCTATTCCGTGGTGCAGGGGATCGATCTCTTCGTCCCCGTCGATGTCTACGTCGCCGGCTGTCCGCCCCGTCCCGACAATCTCCTGAAGGGTCTGATGGAGGTCCAGGCGAAAATCAAGCGGGGTGAGAAGCCCGGCCAGCGGGAAAAAATCTATATCCCAGAAACTGCCGACCTTCATGAAAGACAAGATCCTCGAACGAATTAA
- the rfaE1 gene encoding D-glycero-beta-D-manno-heptose-7-phosphate kinase, with protein sequence MIAEKRLTELLSKMNGKRVAVVGDLMLDRYFWGSVSRISPEAPVPVIDLETEQDRLGGAANVAQNIKSLGGEPLLVGVVGADNSGNQLFNLIKESGFSRDGIVIDGSRPSTVKTRVIAHNQHVVRIDRESRNDVSHIIQDKILSVLRRNIDSLDGIILEDYNKGVIVKTLIKQIITLGNECGKTITVDPKFKNFFDYGNVTLFKPNRKEAEEAMGVKLDSPEDIASTGRALLDRLCAKGVLLTLGAQGMSLFESDGSVSNLPTMARTVADVSGAGDTVISTLTMALAAGATLKEAATLANFAGGIVCGYVGIVPIDKKELTEHVLREILRVQLMRDTKNQPLAGGAA encoded by the coding sequence ATGATAGCAGAAAAACGCCTGACAGAACTCCTGTCGAAGATGAACGGGAAACGGGTCGCGGTCGTGGGCGATCTGATGCTCGACCGGTACTTCTGGGGGTCGGTTTCGAGGATCTCTCCGGAAGCGCCGGTGCCGGTCATCGACCTCGAAACGGAGCAGGACCGTCTCGGCGGGGCTGCGAACGTCGCCCAGAACATCAAATCCCTCGGCGGCGAACCGCTCCTCGTGGGGGTCGTCGGCGCCGACAACAGCGGGAACCAGCTCTTCAACCTCATCAAGGAGAGCGGATTCTCCCGCGACGGAATCGTGATCGACGGATCGCGCCCCTCCACCGTCAAGACCCGCGTGATCGCCCACAACCAGCACGTCGTCCGGATAGACCGGGAATCGAGGAACGACGTCTCGCACATCATCCAGGACAAGATTCTGAGCGTGCTCCGCCGGAACATCGACTCCCTCGACGGCATCATCCTGGAGGACTACAACAAGGGCGTGATCGTGAAGACCCTCATCAAGCAGATTATCACGCTCGGGAACGAGTGCGGCAAGACGATCACGGTCGATCCGAAATTCAAGAATTTTTTCGACTACGGGAATGTGACGCTCTTCAAGCCGAACCGGAAAGAGGCCGAAGAAGCGATGGGCGTCAAGCTCGATAGCCCGGAGGATATCGCATCCACGGGGCGCGCATTGCTGGACCGCCTCTGCGCGAAGGGAGTCCTCCTCACGCTTGGAGCCCAGGGGATGTCGCTCTTCGAATCGGACGGTTCGGTCAGCAACCTTCCGACGATGGCGCGCACCGTTGCGGACGTGTCGGGGGCGGGCGACACCGTGATCTCGACGCTCACCATGGCGCTCGCCGCCGGGGCGACGCTCAAGGAAGCGGCGACACTTGCGAATTTTGCGGGGGGCATTGTCTGCGGATATGTCGGGATCGTTCCGATCGACAAAAAGGAATTGACGGAGCATGTGCTGCGGGAGATCCTGAGGGTGCAGTTGATGCGGGACACGAAGAACCAGCCTCTCGCAGGCGGCGCCGCTTGA
- the ndhC gene encoding NADH-quinone oxidoreductase subunit A, whose protein sequence is MLANYIPIGIIFICAVAFGVVMSKASVWFGPRNPSEVKLSTYESGMEPVRSAHERVSVKYYMVAMLFILFDIEVVFLYPWAVEFRKLGIAGFVEMLVFILILMLGYLFLWKKGALEWD, encoded by the coding sequence GTGCTGGCAAACTACATCCCCATCGGAATCATCTTCATCTGTGCCGTGGCATTCGGCGTTGTGATGTCGAAAGCAAGCGTGTGGTTCGGCCCGAGGAACCCCAGCGAGGTAAAGCTCTCCACCTACGAGAGCGGCATGGAACCGGTCCGGAGCGCGCACGAGCGCGTTTCGGTCAAGTATTACATGGTCGCGATGCTCTTCATCCTCTTCGACATCGAAGTGGTCTTTCTCTACCCCTGGGCGGTTGAATTCCGGAAGCTCGGAATTGCCGGATTCGTGGAGATGCTGGTCTTCATCCTCATCCTGATGCTCGGATACCTCTTCCTCTGGAAAAAAGGAGCCCTCGAATGGGATTAG
- a CDS encoding translocation/assembly module TamB domain-containing protein gives MKMILKRALRIVAYAAALTTVMLLFVAGMSQTDFFRERFRILLVSALSSKLNGSVRLGTLGGNFITSFTLDSVEVYYRDKLFVKTAKVTVQYDPLTLLQKKLTFKYFIVEQPRIHFIRSAKGDWNYEKLVKPSTDTSKGTFGWNIYLTDLELKNGILTLFDSTSATAMRGELPDTLKHFDYGRFSLKDINVQLKASILKEDIQTHLVHSSFYSDRPAFELTHITGDFALSHAGVFANNVIAQTSRSYIELDGGVHLLNLFEPQKTDDLRRDSTKVTLKARNIDLSELRTLVPPLDFLAGSAYVDLAVDGVFGDLTIRRLNVKAYDNAINVSGTVRNLQKAEHLDLDVFVGAPSINPSDASRLLPGLNLPRYSKVGRSSLFVQFVGKPLNFRTRTILRGGFGNCEVAGTINLEKKEPSYGLKFTTSRLDIAALTTNPDLKAVLSSSGGLKGEGISLNGLNSTLTIRIDSSRVRNITLDSARMTVSARSRKLEGAVMLAAQKMKATISAHADLSAPAHPEFGGDVALRGINLARLLDNPRYESDITMEGTVSGSGRTIDDLNSDTKLTLYPSIFQGHNVSEQEIRVFLDQHNIESKRLSLQSSILDLDLNGKFDLDLTEAVLVHQTANLLETIQEHALPAESIRVKQPGLAIPPHTPAQRRMDFDYTLRVKDLEPVATLIEGKRFDGRGTLTGSLHGTDEQLSFSCNGSVDEFFLGSYEQGFLLNRTTVALKLDSLADTRTFDQLSAGLKLGVGNALVNGMTIDSFSLRLEYHNYKGTIAINGFVDSLYSIVMAGQTAVQPHTYAFDFDSLTFKSGEYRWKNDQDVQFRLNSDGTRVMHALMVRNGEQFSLTGVLHHNGEFDFDALLNNYDVASLGFLTRNPVLLRPDQAFHGHTSAKLHLEGSTSHPVITFTATSDSIFYRQTRIGSIDAGVRYRDSIATIDFVVKKSQKDSVPSLSVKGTLPINLAFGGVKERFPDEPQNIQVVSQGFDLSVLDPLHSEFQNVHGTLHADISVAGTPRDPEYSGSITLKDVDFTFAPNNVPYALAADLEATRNKIVVKNLAVRSLQRAVAPEDMQVTGSLSIKNYQIDSLDLTANGQILLMSDATKKTRAAIYGTLPTATGPEGLHLVGTISHPYLSGNLYLQGANLTSPPTYEAEGSSSQLSLNYVVVDDTSKPVAQTTRPSKFYAGNEIKPIARPVDDHVVKTTFLDRLRYDLSIETRGNNSIKMIFTPSTNEELYAELEGRVSLVNNRGYMSLTGEITVSPNSYYNFFKRFDASGKLKFVGQWDNPELEIEANYVGYRADPAHDSLLQKVIVQLNITGTRNEPKLAMSMKVQLQPGEEPVDWSSEARGGDVQSDAISFILTGRFRDDLSSRERGDIATSVGATAGSGFTTGLLSGALSDFLREEFPFIRSAEVNYQGGNVGQGANVRLSGEAFKGYWQVGGKILNDIGNANVSYSMSLGDVLKASSIHNLFLEIQRRVEGDLSEERKLTNEARLFYRFSF, from the coding sequence ATGAAGATGATCCTCAAACGCGCGCTCAGAATCGTCGCCTACGCCGCCGCGCTGACGACCGTCATGCTTCTGTTCGTCGCGGGAATGTCGCAGACGGATTTCTTCAGGGAGCGATTCAGGATCCTTCTCGTCTCCGCCCTCTCCAGCAAGCTGAACGGCTCGGTGCGCCTCGGAACTCTCGGCGGGAATTTCATCACCAGCTTTACGCTCGATTCGGTCGAGGTCTACTACCGGGACAAGTTGTTCGTCAAGACCGCGAAGGTCACCGTCCAGTACGATCCGCTGACGCTCCTGCAGAAGAAGCTGACCTTCAAATACTTCATCGTCGAGCAGCCGCGGATTCACTTCATCCGATCGGCGAAGGGCGACTGGAATTACGAGAAGCTGGTAAAGCCGAGCACCGACACCTCCAAGGGCACGTTCGGCTGGAACATCTACCTGACCGATCTCGAATTGAAGAACGGCATCCTCACGCTCTTCGATTCGACCTCGGCGACCGCGATGAGAGGCGAGCTTCCGGACACGCTGAAGCACTTTGATTACGGCCGTTTCTCTCTCAAAGACATCAATGTCCAACTTAAGGCTTCGATCCTGAAAGAGGATATCCAGACTCACCTGGTCCATTCGAGCTTCTACTCCGACCGGCCAGCATTCGAGCTGACGCATATCACCGGGGATTTCGCTCTCTCCCACGCTGGAGTCTTTGCGAACAACGTCATCGCGCAAACGAGCCGCTCCTACATCGAGCTGGACGGCGGGGTCCACCTGCTCAACCTGTTCGAGCCCCAAAAGACCGACGACCTCCGCCGCGACTCGACAAAAGTGACGTTGAAGGCCCGGAACATCGATCTTTCCGAGTTGAGAACCCTCGTTCCCCCACTCGATTTCCTTGCGGGCTCAGCCTACGTCGATCTCGCTGTCGACGGAGTATTCGGGGACCTGACGATCCGGCGTCTGAACGTGAAGGCGTACGACAACGCCATCAACGTCTCCGGGACGGTGCGAAACCTGCAAAAGGCGGAGCATCTCGATCTGGACGTCTTCGTCGGGGCTCCCTCGATCAACCCCTCCGACGCGTCCCGGTTGCTGCCCGGATTGAACCTGCCCCGTTACAGCAAAGTCGGCCGCTCCTCGCTCTTCGTTCAGTTCGTCGGAAAACCGCTTAATTTCCGGACCCGAACCATCCTCAGAGGGGGATTCGGCAATTGCGAGGTGGCGGGAACAATCAATCTTGAAAAAAAGGAGCCCTCCTACGGCCTGAAGTTCACCACAAGCCGGCTCGACATTGCCGCGCTCACAACGAACCCGGACCTGAAGGCGGTCCTCTCCTCGTCGGGGGGACTGAAGGGCGAAGGCATTTCGCTCAACGGGCTTAATTCGACGCTCACCATTCGGATCGATTCCTCCAGAGTCAGGAACATCACTCTCGATTCCGCCCGGATGACCGTCTCTGCCCGCTCCCGCAAGCTGGAGGGCGCGGTCATGCTCGCCGCCCAGAAGATGAAGGCAACGATATCGGCTCATGCCGACCTCTCCGCGCCGGCGCACCCCGAGTTCGGCGGCGACGTGGCACTCCGGGGAATCAACCTCGCGCGGCTTCTCGACAATCCCCGGTATGAGAGCGATATCACGATGGAGGGAACCGTCTCCGGATCGGGCCGCACGATCGACGACCTCAACAGCGACACGAAATTGACCCTCTACCCTTCGATATTCCAGGGACACAATGTTTCGGAGCAGGAGATCCGGGTGTTTCTCGATCAGCACAATATCGAGAGCAAACGGCTGTCGCTCCAATCTTCGATCCTCGACCTTGACCTGAACGGAAAGTTCGATCTCGATCTGACCGAGGCGGTCCTCGTCCACCAGACGGCCAACCTTCTCGAAACAATTCAGGAACACGCCCTCCCCGCGGAATCGATCAGGGTGAAACAGCCGGGGCTTGCCATTCCTCCGCACACCCCCGCGCAGCGGAGGATGGATTTCGATTACACGCTCCGGGTCAAAGACCTCGAGCCCGTCGCCACGCTCATCGAGGGAAAGCGGTTCGACGGGCGGGGAACCCTGACCGGCTCCCTCCACGGCACCGACGAACAACTGTCGTTTTCCTGCAACGGCTCAGTCGACGAGTTCTTCCTCGGTTCCTACGAGCAGGGCTTCCTCCTCAACCGGACCACCGTCGCGCTCAAGCTCGATTCCCTGGCCGACACCCGGACGTTCGATCAGCTCTCCGCGGGGTTGAAACTGGGCGTCGGAAACGCCCTGGTGAACGGGATGACCATCGACAGCTTCTCCCTCCGCCTTGAGTACCACAATTACAAGGGGACTATCGCGATCAACGGGTTCGTCGACTCCCTCTACTCCATCGTGATGGCGGGGCAAACGGCGGTTCAACCCCACACGTACGCGTTCGACTTCGACAGCCTGACGTTCAAGTCGGGCGAGTACCGCTGGAAGAACGACCAGGACGTCCAGTTCCGCCTGAATTCCGACGGGACCCGGGTCATGCACGCCCTGATGGTGAGGAACGGGGAGCAGTTTTCCCTGACGGGCGTCCTTCATCACAACGGGGAGTTCGATTTCGACGCGCTCCTGAACAACTATGACGTCGCTTCGCTCGGCTTCCTGACGCGCAACCCCGTCCTCCTGCGCCCGGACCAGGCGTTCCACGGCCACACGAGCGCGAAGCTCCACCTCGAGGGATCGACTTCGCACCCGGTCATCACCTTCACCGCCACGAGCGACAGCATTTTCTACAGGCAGACCCGGATCGGATCGATCGATGCCGGCGTCCGGTACCGCGACTCGATCGCGACGATCGACTTCGTGGTCAAGAAATCGCAGAAGGATTCGGTGCCGAGCCTCAGCGTGAAGGGAACCCTCCCCATCAACCTCGCGTTCGGAGGGGTGAAAGAGCGGTTCCCGGACGAGCCGCAGAACATTCAGGTCGTCTCCCAGGGGTTCGATTTGAGCGTGCTCGATCCGCTCCACAGCGAGTTTCAGAACGTCCATGGGACGTTGCACGCCGACATCTCGGTCGCGGGCACCCCCCGGGATCCCGAGTACTCGGGATCGATCACGCTCAAGGACGTCGATTTTACGTTCGCGCCGAACAATGTCCCGTACGCGCTCGCCGCCGATCTGGAAGCGACACGGAACAAGATCGTGGTGAAGAACCTTGCGGTACGGAGTCTCCAGCGGGCCGTCGCTCCCGAGGACATGCAGGTGACCGGATCGCTGAGCATCAAGAACTACCAGATCGACTCGCTCGACCTGACCGCAAACGGGCAGATCCTGCTGATGAGCGACGCCACGAAAAAGACCCGCGCGGCAATTTACGGCACGCTCCCGACCGCGACCGGTCCGGAAGGCCTCCATCTCGTCGGGACCATCAGCCATCCTTATCTGAGCGGTAATCTCTACCTCCAGGGCGCAAATCTGACCTCACCGCCGACCTACGAAGCGGAAGGATCGAGCTCCCAGCTCTCCCTCAACTACGTCGTCGTCGACGACACCTCCAAGCCGGTCGCGCAGACCACCCGGCCCTCGAAGTTCTATGCCGGGAATGAGATCAAGCCGATCGCCCGGCCGGTCGACGACCATGTCGTGAAGACGACGTTCCTGGACCGCCTCCGGTACGATCTCAGCATCGAGACGCGCGGGAACAACTCGATCAAGATGATCTTTACCCCGAGCACGAACGAAGAACTCTACGCCGAGCTCGAGGGGAGGGTCAGCCTTGTCAATAACCGGGGATACATGAGCCTCACCGGCGAGATCACCGTCTCTCCCAATTCCTACTACAATTTCTTCAAGCGGTTCGACGCGTCGGGAAAACTGAAGTTTGTGGGACAGTGGGACAATCCGGAACTTGAGATCGAGGCCAACTATGTGGGATACCGGGCCGATCCGGCCCACGATTCGCTGCTGCAGAAGGTCATCGTCCAGCTCAACATCACCGGCACCCGGAACGAGCCGAAGCTCGCCATGTCGATGAAAGTTCAGCTCCAGCCCGGCGAGGAGCCGGTCGACTGGTCCTCGGAGGCGCGCGGAGGCGACGTGCAGTCCGATGCGATCTCCTTCATCCTGACCGGAAGGTTCCGCGACGACCTCTCCTCGAGGGAACGGGGCGACATTGCGACGAGCGTGGGAGCCACCGCTGGATCGGGGTTCACCACGGGCTTGCTTTCCGGAGCCCTCTCGGATTTCCTTCGCGAGGAATTCCCGTTCATCAGGAGCGCGGAGGTGAACTACCAGGGCGGGAACGTCGGCCAGGGCGCGAACGTCCGTCTCAGCGGCGAGGCGTTCAAGGGGTACTGGCAGGTCGGCGGCAAGATTCTTAACGACATCGGGAACGCGAACGTCAGCTACTCGATGAGCCTCGGAGACGTGTTGAAAGCGTCTTCAATCCACAATCTCTTCCTGGAAATACAGCGGCGGGTCGAGGGAGACCTCTCGGAGGAGCGAAAACTAACGAACGAAGCCCGCCTGTTCTATCGATTCTCTTTCTAA
- the rfaE2 gene encoding D-glycero-beta-D-manno-heptose 1-phosphate adenylyltransferase encodes MGRVAGIGELKSIRAGLREDGKKVVFTNGVFDLIHRGHIEYLSKAKALGDVLIVGVNDDASVRRIKGSNRPVVNESDRAYIVANLSPVDYACVFSEDTPLEIISALVPDVLVKGADWKIDDIVGKDVVERAGGKVSAIEVVPDRSSSGLIARILERFSRSGV; translated from the coding sequence ATGGGGAGAGTCGCCGGCATCGGAGAATTGAAATCGATCAGAGCCGGGCTCCGGGAGGACGGAAAGAAGGTGGTGTTTACGAACGGAGTGTTCGACCTCATTCACCGCGGACACATCGAGTATCTCAGCAAGGCGAAGGCGCTCGGAGATGTCCTGATCGTCGGAGTGAACGACGACGCCTCCGTGCGCAGGATCAAAGGGAGCAACCGGCCGGTCGTGAATGAATCGGACCGCGCCTACATCGTGGCAAACCTCTCACCCGTCGACTACGCATGCGTCTTCTCCGAAGACACCCCCCTCGAGATCATCAGCGCTCTTGTTCCGGATGTGCTTGTCAAGGGCGCAGACTGGAAAATTGACGATATCGTGGGGAAGGACGTCGTCGAGAGGGCCGGCGGAAAGGTTTCGGCCATCGAGGTCGTGCCCGACCGCTCTTCCTCGGGCCTCATCGCGCGCATTCTCGAGAGGTTCTCGCGATCGGGGGTTTGA
- the rnr gene encoding ribonuclease R: MPSYDLASIKESVVRFLAKHPNELFKSRVLARRLSMTGEAEYRLLQKALNELHMSKTIQRGAHRQYGHGVAPTGETARGRRMVGTLSMNKKGAGFVKLLPPLTGELSIPSNFIGTGLDGDTVAVVPLALESERLKEAGANAIPEGEIVEVIERSRQPVVGVFQKSRNFFVVVPDNRKVPRDVYIAQGKTKGARPGSKVVAVIDEWESPNVNPEGHVVEILGKSGEVGAEMTAVAREFQLPLHFPREVDSEAAAIPHIIPKEEYKKRLDLRASDCITIDPEDAKDFDDSVSIESLPGGNFRVGVHIADVSHYVREGSVLDAEALKRGTSVYLADEVIPMLPERLSNDICSLRPGEDRLTYSTIMDITPKGTVESYRIEKSVIHSKRRFSYEEVQKIIETRRGDFAAQIGLLHGLSQTLLKKRLKEGSIDFETVETKFRFDETGKPAEILKKVRLDAHRLIEEFMLLANQVVAKHIGLAKKEGDINPFVYRIHDQPPPEKLKDLGSFVDHLGYSFNLHGGVTSKALQKLLNDVKGKEEENVINEVAIRSMAKAIYSETNIGHFGLGFRYYTHFTSPIRRYPDLIVHRLLSEYAAKMPHRRRLEVAEQLPQICKQASDRERVATDAERASVKVMQVEYMKRHIGDVFHAIISGVTNFGMFVQIADLLVEGLIRMRDLEDDYYVYDEKRYSLIGRRTKKRYRLGDKVTVKVIRVDPEERQMDFALVDEKPGR; encoded by the coding sequence ATGCCATCATACGATCTCGCATCAATCAAGGAATCCGTCGTCCGGTTCCTTGCGAAGCACCCGAACGAACTGTTCAAGTCGAGAGTCCTTGCCCGCCGGCTCTCGATGACCGGAGAGGCGGAGTACCGCCTTCTCCAGAAGGCCCTGAACGAACTGCATATGTCGAAGACGATCCAGCGCGGCGCCCACCGGCAGTACGGCCACGGCGTGGCCCCCACGGGAGAAACCGCCCGGGGCCGCCGGATGGTCGGAACGCTCTCGATGAATAAAAAGGGGGCGGGGTTCGTGAAACTGCTTCCGCCTCTCACGGGGGAACTCTCCATCCCCTCGAATTTCATCGGCACCGGGCTTGACGGCGACACCGTCGCGGTCGTTCCCCTCGCGCTCGAGTCCGAGCGCCTGAAGGAGGCGGGGGCGAACGCGATCCCGGAGGGAGAAATCGTCGAAGTGATCGAACGGAGCCGCCAGCCGGTCGTGGGCGTTTTCCAGAAGAGCAGAAACTTTTTCGTGGTCGTGCCCGACAACAGGAAGGTGCCGCGGGACGTCTATATCGCCCAGGGCAAGACGAAAGGAGCCCGGCCAGGCTCGAAGGTCGTCGCCGTGATCGACGAGTGGGAATCTCCGAACGTCAACCCCGAGGGGCATGTCGTCGAGATCCTGGGAAAATCGGGCGAGGTGGGCGCCGAGATGACCGCCGTTGCGCGCGAGTTTCAGCTTCCGCTTCACTTCCCACGCGAAGTCGACAGCGAGGCGGCTGCCATCCCGCACATCATCCCGAAAGAGGAGTATAAGAAGCGCCTCGACCTGCGAGCGTCCGATTGCATCACGATCGATCCGGAGGACGCGAAGGATTTCGACGATTCGGTTTCCATCGAGAGCCTCCCCGGAGGGAATTTCCGCGTGGGGGTGCACATCGCCGACGTGAGCCACTACGTGCGGGAGGGGTCGGTGCTGGATGCGGAGGCGCTCAAAAGGGGGACGAGCGTCTACCTGGCGGATGAGGTGATCCCGATGCTTCCCGAGCGGCTTTCAAACGACATTTGCAGCCTCCGGCCGGGCGAGGACCGCCTGACCTACTCCACGATCATGGACATCACGCCCAAAGGAACCGTCGAGAGCTACCGGATCGAGAAAAGCGTCATCCACAGCAAGCGCCGGTTCTCATACGAGGAGGTACAGAAGATTATCGAAACGCGCAGGGGCGATTTCGCCGCTCAGATCGGGCTTTTGCACGGCCTCAGCCAGACGCTTCTGAAGAAGCGTCTGAAGGAAGGAAGCATCGACTTCGAAACGGTCGAAACGAAGTTCCGGTTCGACGAGACGGGAAAGCCGGCGGAGATTCTCAAGAAAGTCCGGCTCGACGCCCATCGGCTGATCGAAGAGTTCATGCTCCTCGCCAACCAGGTGGTCGCGAAGCATATCGGGCTCGCGAAGAAGGAAGGGGATATCAACCCCTTCGTCTACCGCATCCACGATCAGCCGCCTCCCGAAAAGCTGAAGGACCTGGGATCGTTCGTCGATCATCTCGGATACAGCTTCAACCTCCATGGCGGGGTGACGAGCAAGGCGCTCCAGAAGCTGTTGAACGACGTGAAGGGGAAGGAGGAGGAAAACGTCATCAACGAAGTGGCGATCCGTTCGATGGCGAAGGCGATCTATTCCGAAACGAACATCGGCCACTTCGGGCTCGGTTTCCGCTACTATACGCATTTCACCTCGCCCATCCGCCGTTACCCCGACCTGATCGTGCACCGTCTTCTCAGCGAATACGCGGCGAAGATGCCGCACCGGAGAAGGCTCGAGGTTGCGGAGCAGCTTCCCCAGATCTGCAAGCAGGCCTCGGACAGGGAACGCGTCGCGACGGACGCCGAGCGCGCATCGGTGAAAGTCATGCAGGTGGAGTACATGAAGCGGCACATCGGGGATGTGTTCCATGCGATCATCTCCGGGGTCACCAATTTCGGAATGTTCGTCCAGATCGCCGACCTGCTCGTGGAGGGGCTCATCCGCATGCGCGACCTGGAGGACGATTACTACGTCTACGACGAGAAGCGTTACTCCCTCATCGGACGCCGGACGAAGAAGAGATACCGGCTGGGCGACAAGGTCACCGTGAAGGTGATCCGGGTCGATCCGGAAGAACGCCAGATGGACTTCGCTCTGGTGGACGAGAAGCCGGGCCGCTAG